Part of the Heptranchias perlo isolate sHepPer1 chromosome 20, sHepPer1.hap1, whole genome shotgun sequence genome is shown below.
cggGACCCGTAGTGCAGCACACCACAAAGGTCGTGAAGAAGTCGCGAAGTGATGCCCAGCTTGGGTTTAAAAATAACCACAACCACACTTTCAGTATTATACTGGAGAAGAgctgagagagagtgatagaataCGACAAACCATATCAAGAAACCGAGGGCAGCTGATAGAGACGGGCCAAATCCCACCAGACTCGCAACAACCCTAAGGTATTTGCAAAGATTGTGGGAATTGTCGGTGATTTAAAAAATTATTAGGAATGGATTTAAAATCCAGGAAATTAGTGGGGAAGATTGAAAGGGAGAAAACTCATCTTTACAACGATAATGAGCTGGATTTTCCCTTTGGGCTATTCTGCCCGGCACAGCGCTGAGCATTACTTCACTACTTCAGAGTTCTTTAACTATCCAGATCCGCCACTCCTTAGTAAAATTATGGGTGCCTTGAATCGTAATTTTGTAAAAAAAGAATTTCCTTTAGGAACACTTTATTCACATATATAAAAAGAGTAAAATCACCCTTGGGACAATAGTGTAGATGCAAGAGTAAGGCTCCCACCACAGCCCAGGTGAACAGTTGGCACAAGAAGAGAATGTGCGGGAATTGTTAAAAAGAAAGGAATTTTGCAATGAGTGTTATGCAAATTAGATAATTTGGGACTAAGGGGCCAATTTTCAGTACAGTTATCAATGACTGTTTtgtttaaattcattctcagtatgtgggcgtccctaattgccccttgagaaggtggtggtgagccgccttcttcttgaaccgctgcagtccgtctggtgaaggttctcccacagtgctgttaggtagggagttcaaggattttgaccctcCAGGGTTGGCCTGGAGTCTGCAGGAATAGTAGATTattctccaggacattgctgccagcAACCTTGGAGAAAAGTCATAGGGgcattaacatttttaattttctttgaactcttctgtttattggttataaaaatattggagacagtcaagaatcatccaattgagtaATGAAGAGTTGCGTTTCCCAATCGGCCAGGGAAGGCGGTGCACCACGAGGATGGAGATGTTGGGGGACCAAtatggggagtgtgggggcggggcagttggaggcaggaggtcatgtgatgaaatctccaggaatacattcaaccagagttggcaaccctacctagcgccaatgaaggaacggtgatatatatccaagttgggatggtgtgtgacttggaggggaacttggaggtgacagtgttcccacgtacctgctgcccATCATAGTCTCACAAAGAAAGTTTCTGTTCTTTAGTAACAGGACAACATTAGAAGATAAATTGGGGGAAAAGGAATGGAAAACTATATTTACAAACCCAAAGAGACACACTGAAGATCAGcttacagagaaagagaaatttcacctaaaaaataacaaaaagaaTTGATAGAAACTTAGTGAAAAAGAACAAAAGATTATGGTTAAACACATAAGAACATCCATTTGTATaactatcacatctctcagaaatgtcccaaagcatttcacataaagtgaattactctgaagtgcaatcactgttgagTGGGCAAAGattttttgtgcacagcaagattccatgcACGGCTGCAAGGTGAGTGACCCGCTGATTTTgtgttggtggtgttagttgagggaggaaagttgaccaggacactgggagaacgcccctgctcttctttgaatggtgccgtgggatctatAAAATCTACCCTGGAACAGGAGCAcgtagtttaatgtctcatctgaagcacAGCGCCTCAGGCAATGCAGGGCTCTGAGTGCTGCACTGAAgcgccagcctagattacgtgctcaagtcccaaagtggggcttgaattcgtcaccttctgattcagaacgaaagtgctaccactgagtgacCTCTACCTCTCTGGCAGCACAGGGGGCTACTGAATGCTAAAGCACAGGCCACCCGAACACAATCAAAAATCAGAGTGGGATAAATTTAACAGGATAATGCAGAGGCAGTAAACAAAATAACCTCACAGAGGAAATCAAGATATTGCAAAAAGGTCAACAGGAAACAGAGCCCCACTGGAGCGGAGCAGTATTTGAAGAGGTCCCCTGGGattgtgccaatatttgcagggggttccATGGGATTgtgccaatattttcagggggTATCACAGGattgtgccaatatttgcagcgGAATTCCATGGGattgtgccaatatttgcagggggtttgAAGGGATTGTGCCAATATTTGCATTGGAATTCCATGGGAGTTTGGTAAttgcttggggggggggaggggcggttccatgggagtgtgccaatatttgcagggggcttGAAGGGATTGTGCCAATATTTGCATTGGAATTCcatgggagtgtgccaatatttgcagggggcttGAAGGGATTGTGCCAATATTTGCATTGGAATTCCATGGGAGTGTGCCAACGGATGCAGGGATTGCCCTTCACAGAAATGTTTGAAAATCATAAAGGCTGGGGTAGGAGCCTGTGTCCTCTGTCACGTGCACAAAGAGGTTAGCATTGTTTCCCCCTCAACATTTCTTATTCCAGAAATACGCATCGTCAATGTCGAGGGATTGGTTTAATTAGATTTGCTTATCATGGTTTTATATTTGTTCCTGTCAGAGAAAGATGTGATATTCCCTAAAGTGATCTCCCTCATGCTGGCGTTCAAATGCCCATTAATCTTTGCAAATTTAGTCTGGTGTGTACTGTACGACTGTAATGATTTTCAATGCAGCATACTATAAAGCTGAAAACTCAGCACATTTCATTACTCAAAATAGGGGTCGGGGAGAATATTTATGGTTACTCTATCTAGCGATATTGGAAACCACCagctttcaaacttttctgtgtgggGGAGCTGTGAATATCGATCAGTCCCAGGGGATGCCCactaatattgacacactcccagggaattcCCTGCAACATTGACACACCCCCAGGGAATTCCCTGCaacattgacacactcccagggaattcCCTGCGATATTGATACACTCACAGGGAATTTCCTGcagtattgacacactcccaggcgaTGCCCACtaatattgactcactcccagGGGGACAGGGGACGGGCGGTGCTTGGGGACGGGGGACGGGCGGTGCTCGGGGACAGGGGACGGGCGGTGCTCGGGGACGGGCGGTGCTCGGGGACAGGGGACGGGCGGTGCTCGGGGACGGGCGGTGCTCGGGGACAGGGGACGGGCGGTGCTCGGGGACGGGGGACGGGCGGTGTTCGGGGACGGGGGACGGGCGGAGCTTGGGGACGGGGGACGGGCGGAGCTTGGGGACGGGGGGTGCTCGGGGACGGGGGACGGGCGGTGCTCGGGGACGGGGGACGGGCGGTGCTcggggacgggggacggggggTGCTCGGGGACGGGGGACTGGCGGTGCTCGGGGACGGGGGAAGGGCGGTGCTCGGGGACGGGGGACGGGCGGTGCTCGGGGACGGGGGACGGGCGGTGCTCGGGGACGGGGGACTGGCGGTGCTCGGGGACGGGGGACGGGCGGTGCTCGGGGACGGGGGACGGGCGGTGCTCGGGGACGGGGGACGGGCGGTGCTcggggacgggggacggggggTGCTCGGGGACGGGGGACGGGCGGTGCTCGGGGACGGGGGACGGGCGGTGCTCGGGGACGGGGGACGGGCGGTGCTCGGGGACGGGGGACGGGCGGTGCTCGGGGACGGGGGACGGGCGGTGCTCGGGGACGGGGGACGGGCGGTGCTCGGGGACGGGGGACGGGCGGTGCTCGGGGACGGGCGGTGCTCGGGGACGGGGGACGGGCGGTGCTCGACAGGGGACGGGCGGTGCTCGGGGACGGGGGACGGGCGGTGctcgggggcggggggcggcCGGTGCTCGGGGACGGGGGACGGGCGGTGCTCGGGGACGGGCGGTGCTCGGGGACGGGGGACGGGCGGTGCTCGGGGACAGGGGACGGGCGGTGCTCGGGGACGGGGGACGGGCGGTGCTCGGGGACGGGGGACGGGCGGTGCTCGGGGACAGGGGGCGGCCGGTGCTCGGGGACAAGGGACGGGCGGTGCTCGGGGACGGGGGACGGTCGGTGCTCGGGGACGGGGGACGGGCGGTGCTCGGGGACGGGGGACGGGCGGTGCTCGGGGACGGGGGACGGGCGGTGCTCGGGGACGGGGGACGGGCGGTGCTCGGGGACGGGGGACGGGCGGTGCTCGGGGACGGGGGACGGGCGGTGCTCGGGGGCGGGGGACGGGCGGTGctcgggggcggggggcggcCGGTGCTCGGGGACGGGGGACGGGCGGTGCACGGGGACGGGCGGTGCTCGGGGACGGGGGACGGGCGGTGCTCGGGGACGGGGGACGGGCGGTGCTCGGGGACGGGGGACGGGCGGTGCTCGGGGACAGGGGGCGGCCGGTGCTCGGGGACAAGGGACGGGCGGTGCTCGGGGACGGGGGACGGTCGGTGCTCGGGGACGGGGGACGGGCGGTGCTCGGGGACGGGGGACGGGCGGTGCTCGGGGACGGGGGACGGGCGGTGCTCGGGGACGGGGGACGGGCGGTGCTCGGGGACGGGGGACGGGCGGTGCTCGGGGACGGGGGACGGGCGGTGCTCGGGGGCGGGGGACGGGCGGTGctcgggggcggggggcggcCGGTGCTCGGGGACGGGGGACGGGCGGTGCACGGGGACGGGCGGTGCTCGGGGACGGGGGACGGGCGGTGCTCGGGGACGGGGGACGGGCGGTGCTCGGGGACGGGGGACGGGCGGTGCTCGGGGACAGGGGGCGGCCGGTGCTCGGGGACAAGGGACGGGGGGTGCTCGGGGACAGGGGACGGGCGGTGCTCGGGGACGGGCGGTGCTCGGGGACGGGGGACGGGCGGTGCTCGGGGACGAGGGACGGGCGGTGCTCGGGGACAGGGGACGGGCGGTGCTCGGGGACGGGCGGTGCTCGACAGGGGACGGGCGGTGCTCGGGGACGGGGGACGGGCGGTGCTCGGGGACGGGGGACGGGTGGTGCTCGGGGACAGTGGACGGGCGGTGCTCGGGGACGGGGGACGGGCGGTGCTCGGGGACGGGCGGTGGTCGGGGACGGGGACGGGCGGTGGTCGGGGACAAGGGATGGGCGGTGCTCGGGACGAGCAGAGAACGGGAGCAGGGGACAGGCGGAGACCGTGAGCAGGGGCCAGTCATGTCTATTTGGGAGATAGGTGTGTGGCGTTTGGGACCTAATGGAGCCAACAAAATtggttgggggatgggggagtggggggagggggaggaggactggaaataaattacaaagaattagatagaatgtacagcacagaaacaggccatttggcccaacaggtccattctggtgcttatgctccacacgcgcctcctcccaccccacttcatctcaccctatcagcacaaccttctattcttttctccttcatgtgtttatctaacttccccttaaatacatcgatgcgattcacctcaactactccttgtggtagtgagttccacattccaatcactctctgggtgaagtttCTACTGAatcccttattggatttattagtgactatcttatacttatggcccctagttttgacaATCCGAAATGGGCTGCGGATGAGACCAACAGTTGAGAGCATCAAATACTTGCATTCGTGTAGCACCGTAATAATCAAattcctaaagcacttcacttaACGAATTGCCTCTGAACCGCACGGTCGGTCGGTTACACAGCCAAACATGCCGGCCACAAACCAGAACGACCGCtggacctgttttttttttggtggtgggtGTTGACCGAGAGAAAAATAGCAAAGAcagcgggagaactccctgctcttcttcaaatatagtGCCCGAAAATCTTCAACAGGGCAGGTAGGGGCctagttttaatgtctcatctggaggactgcatctCCGACGCTCCCTCAGCATCGAATTAGCAGTCTGGGGCTGAAATCCAGAACCTTCTCAGTCGGGCCTGAGCGAGCGCCAACTGAGCCGAATAAATTAGGTGGCACAACAGTTGAATTTCATGGATACTTCAGTCTGAGATATAACGGGCTTGTATTTTTGTGCAAAGTTGACGAAGGCCTCGTACAGCAGATAGTTAACACATCTTCCGACATCTTGCGATGCGTGAAGCACTTCAGCAAACATCCATTAAAAATTTCGCTGCTGCACCGAGTTAAGGCGGATTGTGTTGTAATGAGAGCGTATGGGAGGCACTATTGATTCATTTACATATGTTGTCAATCAGGTTTCCTCAGGCCTCACTTGCAGCATGAACTGCGGCCACAAGATGGCTGCCATGAACCAGATTCTGAAAAGTCTTAGacgaacagaaagaaagaaagaaagacttgcttttttatagtgcctttaatgaagAAAAATTCTCCCACAGATTCTTAATGTCGAAAAATTCTcccacagaagcgtaatcagaaataaatggacgccgagccaaagaaggagctattaggaggggtgaccaaatgtttgatcaaagaggtgggttttaaggaaggtcttaagggagagagaggtgaagaggttcgGGGAGGGATTTCTAGAACATGGTgcccaggtggctgaaggcacaaccaccaaAGGGAGaaatgatgcacaagaggccggagtcagaggaatgaagagttcaggggggtggggattgtagggctggagatagggagggatttggggacccggagccaatgtagatcatcaATATGTGAATCAAAATAACAAAACGTGGGATCTGGAGGGTTTGGAGCTTAATCACCCTTTGTAAGTTTGCATCAGGTAGCTGTGCAAGTTTTTGATTTCAACAATGCCATTCAGGGAGTTTGGAAATTGGAGCTATTCCTGGCTATTGTCATGGTTTGAGAGTGGCACAGGCAGATGCCTGGGAGCAAGTCTCTGGCTGTGTGTCAATCGTCCTGGTTagggagtgttatgaaatatgtgtgtgtgtgtttgtgtgtgtgtgtgtgtgtgtgtgtatgtgcgtgtgtgtcagaGGGATTAGATTAAAgagagaaattttaaaaataggagcaggagtgggctcctcgagcctgctccgccattagatcatggttgatctttgacctcaactccactttcctgcccgatccccatatcccttgattcccttattgtccaaatatccatcgatctcagtcttgaatatactcaacgactgagcatccacagccctctggggtaaagaattccaaaaattcacaaccctctgagtgaagaaatttttccttgtctcggtcctaaatggccgaccccttatcccgagactatgacccctagttctagactctccaaccagaggaaacagcctctcagcatctaccctgtcaagccctcttagaatcttatatgtttcaatgagatcacttctcattcttctaaactctagagtatAGACCTTCTTTATCTACTTTATCTCTCctccacaggacaaccctctcatcccaggaatcaatcgagtgagccttcgttgcaccccctctaaggcaggtatatccttcctaaggtaaggagaccaaaactatacacaatactccaggtgtggtctcaccagagccctgtacaattgcagcaagacttccttactcttatactccaacccccttgcaataaagggtaacataccatttacctccctaattgtttgctgtacctgcatgttaacttcctgtgattcaggtataaggacacccaaatccctccgactaccaacatttcttagtctctcaccttttaaaaaatatgttgcttttctattcttcctaccaaaaatagGGACGAACAGCAGACAAACTTTTTAGGCCTTTGACAGCAAATAAGCTTCGCTCCCCTGGGTTCATTAGCTGAGTGCTGCCTTCAGAGACTGAGGAGGGGGCAGAAGTGGAATCTTTCTGTCAAGTGTAATCTGCTTTTGACTAATGTCGAAGGCCAATTTATGGAGGCATTGAATTTCCTTCTCCAGAAGACGGCTGATGCTTGATGGGTCGCAATTTGTGCTCCAGCTCCCTTAATAGCGGGGATTATTACCAATTAAAACATGAATGCAGCTAAAGGAAAGCTTGCTGCCTGTTTTCAGCCAAACAACAACATTTCTCAGCTTACTgacgttttatttcttgcccactGTGCAGGTTGAGGGTGGTGGGTTTCACACTGTAGGTTGAGAATTACTCCAAACTGATTAGTGACCAGTTTGATTTAAACATTTGTTACCAACATAGGAACATGAAGTGCAGCTTATCTCCCGACAGGGACTTCTACTCTTTTATTACATGCATTTGCAGGGTAATGGGAAGATTCATTAACCTCAGGCTGGAGCAGCTGCCTTAATGTATTCATTTCGCCATTTCGATAATACAAAAACATAACCCTGCATATAAATGCTTTATCAACTCACTCAGGAATGTTACCAGACACTTCAGGTACAATGAGCTATTTTTTTAACAATTTAGTAGGCACGtgcagcacagcaagatcccacaaacagcaccgttccacggtgttggttgaggaaggaatgttggttgggataccgggagaactccttgctcatCTTTCAATATTCCAGTTGATTCAGATGGGGCTTTGATTTCCATCTTATCCGAAGGCCAATGAAGCCCTGAGATGTTGGCTTCGATTGTAGGGTAAGCTCCCCGATCCTTTGACCCTGGAGTGGAGGTTGGAGAATTGGCGTTAAGgtactgttgttcaatctgtgaCCCGGACTGCTGGGAgtggggtgggtggggcgggGCGGAGGGGGGAAATCAGTGAATTTACCTTTATGTGCTCCAGTCCTTTGAAGGGAGCAGAGATCGTCAACAGTGTCCATCATAACCACAGATTTCAGCACTAAATATTTCATCCGTTTCTGGAATAGTTGGAGGCGACTTTGAAATTTTGCCCAAAAATGGCCGCTAAGTAGGCGGGGTTTCTTTTGACACCTGAAGCTTTCCTGTTTTTGAGAGGCCTGTAGTAGCGGTTCCTTCTATAgcggactgctggttaggccgctccaCTCCTGACGCCACTGGGTTCAGCGTGCGTGGCACACGCTCTCTCCACTGACACTGAAAATTGCAAAAGGGGGTCCGACAACTAGCATAGGACCCCTCTTAGACACCCGCCTGCTTCACAGCTGCCCCATTCCGACGCCTGTCTGAAAATCACATTGGGCAGGCCTCTGGTGATTCCCCCCCTCAccactcccccccaatcttcaacTGCTGGCTGCCCCATTTACACTGGAAAACTGGGAGGGGGCAGTTGAAAATCGACCCCcgccccttttttaaaaaaaaaagataactAATATTCTGAGTACAGATGCGTTTTAAAGCTTTGGATTAGGTTTTGTTTAATTGAAAATTGCTTTGGAAGAGGCCACACTCCGCTAATATATGTTAACAATTGGTTCATTGTGGAAGGgtgggatattcaaaatgatcacaatTCTTTCTACCGTTTTCATGGGTAGAATTCCAGTACAGAAGGTGtttatttggcccattgtacctgaGCCTGTTCCAGCTCCcacaccatagaatcataaaatcatagaagtctgcaacatggaaacaggcccttcggcccaacatgtccatgtcgcccagtttataccactaagcgagtcccaattgcctgcatttggcccatatccctctatacccatcttacccatgtaactgtccaaatgctttttaaaagacaaaattggacccgcctctactactgcctctggcagctcgttccagacactcaccaccctttgagtgaaaaaattgcccctctggacccttttgtatctctcccctctcaccttaaatctatgccccctcgttatagactcccctacctttgggaaaagattttgactatctaccttatctatgcccctcattattttatagacttctataagatcacccctaaacctcctactctccagggaaaaaagtcccagtctatccaacctctccctataagtcaaaccatcaagtcccggtagcatcccagtaaatattttctgcactctttctagtttcataatatcctttctataatagggtgaccagaactgtacacagtattccaagtgtggccttactaatgtcttgtacaacttcaacaagacatcccaactcctgtattcaatgttctgaccaatgaaaccaagcatgctgaatgccttcttcaccaccctatccacctgtgactccactttcaaggacctatgaacctgtactcctagatctctttgttctataactctccccaacgccctaccattaacggagtaggtcctggcccgattcgatctaccaaaatgcatcacctcacatttatctaaattaaactccatctgccattcatcgacccactggcccaatttatcaagatcccgttgcaatcctagataaccttcttcactgtccacaatgccaccaatcttggtgtcatctgcaaacttactaaccattcctcctaaattctcatccaaatcattaatataaataacaaataatagtggacccagcaccgatccctgaggcacaccgctggtcacaggcctccagtttgaaaaacaaccctctacaaccaccctctgtcttctgtcgtcaatccaattttgtatc
Proteins encoded:
- the LOC137336025 gene encoding uncharacterized protein, encoding MTGPCSRSPPVPCSRSLLVPSTAHPLSPTTARPRPRPPPVPEHRPSPVPEHRPSTVPEHHPSPVPEHRPSPVPEHRPSPVEHRPSPSTARPLSPSTARPSSPSTARPPSPSTARPRAPPVPCPRAPPVPCPRAPAAPCPRAPPVPRPRAPPVPRPRAPPVPRPRAPPVPVHRPSPVPEHRPPPAPEHRPSPAPEHRPSPVPEHRPSPVPEHRPSPVPEHRPSPVPEHRPSPVPEHRPSPVPEHRPSPVPEHRPSLVPEHRPPPVPEHRPSPVPEHRPSPVPEHRPSPVPEHRPSPCTARPPSPSTGRPPPPSTARPPPPSTARPPSPSTARPPSPSTARPPSPSTARPPSPSTARPPSPSTARPPSPSTDRPPSPSTARPLSPSTGRPLSPSTARPPSPSTARPPSPSTARPLSPSTARPPSPSTARPRAPPVPRPRAPAAPRPRAPPVPRPRAPPVPCRAPPVPRPRAPPVPEHRPSPVPEHRPSPVPEHRPSPVPEHRPSPVPEHRPSPVPEHRPSPVPEHRPSPVPEHPPSPVPEHRPSPVPEHRPSPVPEHRPSPVPEHRQSPVPEHRPSPVPEHRPSPVPEHRPSPVPEHRQSPVPEHPPSPVPEHRPSPVPEHRPSPVPEHPPSPSSARPPSPSSARPPSPNTARPPSPSTARPLSPSTARPRAPPVPCPRAPPVPEHRPSPVPEHRPSPVPKHRPSPVPLGVSQY